The DNA window TGGGCCTATCGTATTTTCATGATGTTCAAATATTTAGTTAATTCTTTGATTGCCCATCATTTTAATTGCGATCTTTGAATTATAAGAGGTCTATATAAAAAATTCTTATGAGTGTGTGTGATCTTTTGCTCCCATCAGATGGTTCCCAGTCGAACTGCATTCACTTCAAACTGGTCTCTAAACTCGAACAGTGAAATGGGAGAGTCGAGTTATACGCTGAAAACCTCCACAGATTTGCTTAAAGTACTCAACAGAATTTGGAGCCTTGAAGAAAGGCATGCCTTAGATATGTCGTTAGTAAACATGCTGAAACGAGAACTGAACGAATCCCAGTCACGAACCAAAGTACTGCAAGGGAAGAGAAGGGATAAAAAAGAATTGGATGACACATCAACACGAGTGGCGGGGAATAAAGTTTCAAGGAAGAATAAGGAGCAAGATCGGGTCAAAGATCTAGTTAAGTCGGTGGAGGTTAAGTTAGAAGATGAACGGAAATTGAGAAAGTACTCAGAAAACCTTAGTTATAAGAGGGTTCGAGAACTTTCAGCAACGAAAGTTTTATTACGTGATGCTTTGGAAGAACTTGAATTAGAGAGGAAAAGGCTGGCCATGGCCGAAGATCTCTGTGATGAGTTTGCAAGCGGCATAAGAGAATATGAACAACAGTTAAGGTTCTTGAAGCAACAATCGAGTGTGGATCAGATTGGTAGGAATGGCGATAGTGGATTGATCCTTCATGTTTCGGAAGCCTGGCTAGACGAGCGAATGCAGATGAAGTTAGCAGATGATAATAATGTGCAAAAAACTTCGGTCTTGGACAGGTTAAGTactgaaattgaaatctttctTGGAGCAAAACGAACTGGTTGTGCTAAGAAATGTGATTGTGTATCCTCCAAAAGCGCTAGCAAACGTAACATATTCAGGCATTCTTTTGAATCGATTCACTTGAATGACCCCTCGAGTGCTCCTTGGAATGCAAATGAAGAAGATTCTGATTGTATCGGTGTCCATTTTTCGCGGTTAAACAGAGTGGCAAGTTTGAAGAATGAAGATGGTTTTGACAGGCGGCAAGAGGTGGAAATCACTTCAGATGATTATCCCAAAGAAACGGATAGATTAAAAGCAACAAAGAATATCATCCTATCAGGAAAAGCTGTCAAGGGTAGTTTCAATCGGCATAGTGTGCCAGCTCGGTCACAAGAGTTTCTAAAAGAGAGGAAGCACCAACTTGGAAACAAGAACTCAGCAAAAGCAAGCGCAGGAAACACagatgagacatacaatgcaaGAATAAGAAGAAAAACTGAAGTTAGAGAAAGAGTTTCGACATCCAGAAACCATTCTCGGGCATCAGAAATCAAGAAACTTGAATACGAGGATAATTACATGGATCATTTATTCGATCCATCTACATTTACTGATCCTTACAGTCCTGTAAAAAAGTGGATATCAGAGGCAACAACAGCAGATCCCAACATTTCTGAATCATCTTCATCATCTCATGATCGAACATTAAAGCCCAATACACTGAAAGCAAAGTTGCTGGAGGCGAGGCTAGAGCACCAACGACCTCGTGCCAGAGCTTCCAAAGATTTATCCCAAGTCGACTGAAGCTGTGAATAGAATGTGCCTGGTAGAAGTGTCGAAAGCTTAGGTGGAGAAGAACTACACGTGAAACGAAGGTTCCCCTTTCTTTTGTAAAAGACATTGGGATTGAATTTAATACGAACTCCAAGCTTTTCTTCTACTTtaacaaaacaaaataaaatgcgGAAAATATTGCCTTTGGTTTTTATGTTTGAAGTTCATCTTGAAAAACAATTtgaaaaaatatcataatttttttgaaaaataattgacTTGTATTATTAAGACTCTTACTTGAGGTCAAAACAAGTTAGTGGGGTTGAATAACAACTCatctttttttgttttattaatgaAAATGTCTAATCAATTTTAAGCGTAATTCGGTTAATTAGACGAGTCGATCCCTAACATGCAAttaatgacaaaaacttatgtgagacggtctcacgagtcgtattttgcgagacatatatcttatttgggttatctataaaaaaatattactttttatgttaagagtattactttttattgtgaatatcgttagGGTTGACCCATATCACagaaagattcgtgagatcgtctcacaaaagacctacccCATCTACCGTGTTAATTCAATCCACTTAAAATATGGTGAGACAGACTGTCCGCAAATCTAGCTTATTTTACATATCTGCTTCAAATACACTTGACAGGGTTAATCTTATTTCAAATTTAAGAATATTTCATttcttttattatatttttctaaAGAAAACCAAAGCCCAATTAGTAAATTGTAATCCCAATGGACTCACTCATTTAGACGTCGATAGCTAAATTCAAAGCATATGTCCTGATTGGGCCCACAAATGTTGGCAGGAAACTCCAAACCGTAACCGTAACCGTAACCTCAACGTTACGATAGAATTCCAGAGAGAGAGACCCTTCTGTGAGCCGCGATGCCGAAGAACAAGGGTAAGGGAGGTAAGAATCGCAAGAGAGGGAAGAACGAGGCTGATGATGAGAAGCGAGAGCTAGTATTCAAGGAGGATGGCCAAGAATATGCGCAGGTGCAGCGGATGCTCGGCAACGGTCGATGCGAAGCTACGTGCATCGATGGCGCGAAGCGCCTTTGCCATATCCGGGGGAAGATGCACAAGAAGGTCTGGATCGCCGCCGGTGACATTATCCTCGTCGGACTTCGCGATTATCAAGTATGATTTTCTCTCTCTCTGAACTGTCTGTGTTTTCTTGTGATTTTGAGATGGTAGCTGGTTCTGTGTATGTTTTGATTGTTCCAATGCCTGTTTTGATTGTGCCAAATCTGTGAGGTTTTTTGAGTAATTCGTTCGTATTTGTGAATTAGGGTTTCTCTTTACTTGTTGTAGTGTTTCGTTCGTAGCTATTAAGTGCGCAGACATTGGAGAGTATCCCAAAGCCCAAGTGTGCTTGTTATTTGATCGAGAGCCGGACCAAAGAATGGTATTTTACAAGTTAGTTTGATGTATAAAAGTAGTTATGTCAATTAAATTCTAAAATGGCTCATTCACAACaagaaagtaaaaatttatgtttataCAAAAACATGAATCAGTTGTTTTACATTTCACTTGAAATACGCAATCTTTTAAAAACTTCCTTCAGCCTTAAAGTACCCCAAGATGCATGCTTTTACCACTTATAGAAGGGTTGCACCTTGCCATGACCTGGGCACAAGATCCTCGACTGGATTCCAAAATGATTCTGTTCTCTCCCAATTTCCCCTTCCCCTGATAAGTGATCATGAAAGACCGCCAGCATGTATGACTTTGCTACCTTCTGCAAATTATTGCTGTGTTGGGTTCAGAGTTCCGAGGAAAGATTTATTTTGATCTTTCCCTCATCCCtcgagaattttttttaaatcgttTTTTTCTGTATGTCTCGGGTTGAGTTTGGTTCAGTTGGTTTCAATTCCTTTTTCTTGATGTGTTTTACTGTGGTTTTGGTGTTACTTTTTGAAATTCTTCGCCATTTCTATTGCTTGCTTTAGTCTTGGAGTACGCAGTAAGTGGTTTGGCCCGAAAAAAATGTACAATTTTTTAGGAGTGTGTTCTATGGATTTCAGACTGACAAGAGTAGTTATTGTTTTTCCTTTTGAAAATACATGAACGAAGTAAAATATGTTTCCATCGGGTTAAATTTGAGCCTTTGCACTGGAAACACTTTAAAATTAATTCGAATGAAATTACTATTCATTGTTTCCATTCAAGGGGATAAGCAAAAAAATTCATGCGTTGGAGTTTTCATATTTTCCCGGTGATCAAATGTACTGGGTAATTGATTGAAGTTCTAATCTTTCGCCCTGCCTTGGTTTCTATCAGGATGATAAGGCCGATGTAA is part of the Primulina eburnea isolate SZY01 chromosome 1, ASM2296580v1, whole genome shotgun sequence genome and encodes:
- the LOC140839127 gene encoding uncharacterized protein; the encoded protein is MNEGGKMKGDESKWGVFFMGRRWKRGILVGKMEGNCTPSTSWNFGLIKPDGLLVQDSNIPTNRKPDLSARKLGAHLWEVQFQPKLRVASMSKYVPGLNHFGEEACGVFRQVGKAQPETSAEQQSSGVSLRNQVALLLAERNQRVKRVKQAQQPVSPSSYQSSLEMVPSRTAFTSNWSLNSNSEMGESSYTLKTSTDLLKVLNRIWSLEERHALDMSLVNMLKRELNESQSRTKVLQGKRRDKKELDDTSTRVAGNKVSRKNKEQDRVKDLVKSVEVKLEDERKLRKYSENLSYKRVRELSATKVLLRDALEELELERKRLAMAEDLCDEFASGIREYEQQLRFLKQQSSVDQIGRNGDSGLILHVSEAWLDERMQMKLADDNNVQKTSVLDRLSTEIEIFLGAKRTGCAKKCDCVSSKSASKRNIFRHSFESIHLNDPSSAPWNANEEDSDCIGVHFSRLNRVASLKNEDGFDRRQEVEITSDDYPKETDRLKATKNIILSGKAVKGSFNRHSVPARSQEFLKERKHQLGNKNSAKASAGNTDETYNARIRRKTEVRERVSTSRNHSRASEIKKLEYEDNYMDHLFDPSTFTDPYSPVKKWISEATTADPNISESSSSSHDRTLKPNTLKAKLLEARLEHQRPRARASKDLSQVD
- the LOC140839135 gene encoding eukaryotic translation initiation factor 1A-like — encoded protein: MPKNKGKGGKNRKRGKNEADDEKRELVFKEDGQEYAQVQRMLGNGRCEATCIDGAKRLCHIRGKMHKKVWIAAGDIILVGLRDYQDDKADVILKYMPDEARLLKAYGELPENTRLNEGIAGGLDEEDDGPGDDYIEFEDEDIDKL